CTACCTTCAGGGAATCCTTGTGAACATCGATGAAAGAAAACGTGCTGAAGAAGCTCTCATCAAGATAGAGGATATACGCAAGAAGGAGATCCACCACCGCATTAAGAACAACCTTCAGGTAATATCCACATTATTGTACCTTGAGTCTGATAAATTCAAGGACAAGAAGGTAAAGGAAGCATTCAGGGATAGTCAGGACAGGGTCAGGACAATGGCACTGGTCCATGAAAAACTCTACCAGTCAGAGGATATGGAAAGCATTGACTTTGCAGATTATTCAAAGAACCTTATCAGCTACCTGTCACAGTCATACGTCGTAGGAAACCGTGATATAGAGATCGTTCTGAACGTTGAGGATATTTTCCTGAACATGGATACAGCAGTGCCTCTTGGCATCATTATAAACGAACTTGTTTCAAACTCACTAAAGTATGCTTTCAAGGACCATAAGGAGAAGGGAGTCATATCCGTGGACATTAAACACACAGGAGATAACTTCACATTAACTGTCTGCGATAACGGATGTGGAATACCTGAAGATATCGACTTCAGAGAGACCGAATCCCTTGGCCTCCAGCTTGTGACGAACCTGGTAGAACAGATCGATGGAACGATCACACTTGACAAGCAAAAAGGAACAAAGTTCATAATACAGTTCACAGAAGAAAAATATGAGATATGAGAGGGAATTGATGACTCAAACTAAGATACTGGTCGTAGAAGATGAAAAGATCGTTGCCCTGGGCATCAAGAAGATGCTGAAGAATATGGGATACCTTGTACCCAGCATCGCATCTTCCGGAAAAGAAGCCATCAGTAAAGCAGAGATCACATTTCCGGATCTCGTTTTGATGGACATCATGCTAAAAGGTGATATGGATGGTGTCGAAGCCGCTCAACAGATACGAGAGCGTTTCGATGTCCCGGTAGTCTACCTTACGGCATATTCTGATGAAAAGATACTGGCCCGGGCTAAAAGGACAAAACCTTATGGTTATATCATAAAGCCTTTCGAGGAAAACAGTCTTCATACCACCATAGAACTTGCACTCCACAATTACAGAGTGGAAAAAGGACTTGAAGAAACGGAAGAATGATACGACCAGCTATTGGAGAATAATAAAAGAGAGTAAGGCTGACGATCAGTAGACCAGACAATAATAGTCGATTAGGTAGATCAGGTAGAAAAGGCTAAAAAAGCAGTTATGAAAAATAAACTAAAAGAGAAAAGCATCACAACATAAGGTTGCGATGCAAAATATCAAAATTATTTCTTGAACTCAGTGTATCCGCACTTGCCACAGGTAAGTCTGTCCTTGTGGTCTGCGAGGTATACGCCATCGCCACAGCGTGGGCAGAACTGCCTGAGCCTTTCGAGGGAATCGCCATTTACCTTGTAGTAGTCTTTAACTGCCATTGTACTCACTCACTATCTTCTGCTGCTTCTTCAGCTTCTTCGGATGCTTCCTCTTCGACTTCAGGCTCTGGAAGTTCGTTCCTTTTAAGGACGTATTCCTTCTCGACTACCTTCATGCGATCTGCATCTTCATAGATCTTTGCGTAACCCTCAGCTGCGGACATTCCGTAGCTGTTGTCGAACTTCTGGAGAATAACGAGCTCAAGTGGCACGTTAAGCATTGCAGCCAGCCTGTTCTTTACATCGATCCTTGAAGGTGTTGCACCATCGAAGGTCGCAGCGAACTTCACTTCCCTTCTGTTGAGAAGTGCGTTGTTTTTGTCTTCTGTAATATTAATGTCCATGTAATATCCTCCGCACATTATTGAACTGTTCTTTATGATCTTGTTTTTCAAGAATTTTATCAAATAGATCTTTTATTTCTGCTTTTTTGGATTCTGTCATCCTTACAAGCATTACACCTTTATCAGGCTGGCCATACATTATAACCGACCCGATGGGCGCCATCATCATCGCAGGTAAAGCCGCAAGATCCTCTTCACCATTTACGAAGATCCGGACATTCCGATCAGACACTAACGCATCCCCGATCACAGATATCAACTCTTCGGTGATCACACCAGCAGGATTATCGACTGTTACTTCAGCAAAACCCTGATGTTTTGTACCATAGACAACCTGTGAGGATGCCGGTGCCCTTTTCGTCCTGTCATCCACGATCAGTATATCCGGAATGATGTTTGATTCGAGCAAGTGGAAAGTAGTAACATCACCCACAGATATAAGTTTTGTGGGGTTATCGAGATCCTTCACCGAGCTTCTGACGGCATCACCGCCAACACCCTCGTACAGGACACCAAAAGGTTTCCGGAAAAGAGGTCGAAGACTCTCCGGCAAAACGATCTCACAAACCAAGATTAACGCACCTTCAAAGCATACTTATCGGCAACTGTCACACCGATCATCTCTGCGATCTTGGATCGTTGAGGATCAACAATGATGACAAGTCCGGTCCAGTCGTCGCTCAAGTTGCTTGAACCACATACCGGGCAGGTCTGGCCTGTAACCAGCCTGTGACATTCACGACATACCTGTTCTACCATGATAGATACACTCCGGTTCACTCTTTAGATTCTTCAGATTTAGGCTTGCGTGCCTCTTCGAGCCATTCCAGCCTACCAAGAGCATGCTGACGCATGGTCAGACCGATCTTACTGTCCCTTGGTTCTCTTTCATTGGTGCTCACCGCAACGATACGGGCACGTACCTTGTCACCTTCTGAAAGGGTACGTCCACCGGTCTTGCTCAGAAGCCTTCCATTCTTGCCGTCATATGACATGAAGTCATCAGTGACCTGACTTACGTGCAACAGGCCGTCCATGGCACCTATGCTGACGAACGCGCCGAACTCAACGGTCTCGACTACCAGTCCCTCAATGACCTCCTGAAGCTGTGGGATGAATACAATAGCCTCGAAAACCGCATCATAATAGACTGCTCCGTCACCAACAAGGATGTGTCCCTCTCCAACTTCCTCAATATTCGTGACCGCAACAATTGCACCAAGTGTCTTATCGACCCTGCCCTCAAGTTTTTCCTTGAGTGCGTCCTTTACACTGACTCCTACATCCTCACCTAAAAGGCGGGGAGCCACACGGACAGTGTCCGCAAGTTTCATCCTTTTATACATATCTCGATCTCCAATATGCCCTGCATTAATCTAAACTGCCACTATTATTGTAAATATGAATGATGATCATACAATATCCAAATGGTTCTTCTGGCGCAAACGTACAACGGTCACATCCACTTCCTTCAGACGTTCTATCAACCCGACATCATTCGTCAGGACCGCTGCCCCTGTATCAAGAGCAAGCTGGAGAATGACATCATCCGCACTTCCTGTGCGGTCCACAATAGTACATCTGTCAGCCAATGAAAGTGCAACCTTTGCCGCTGTTTTGTTCTCACCTCTGTATCTTTTGATCAGAATCCCTATCTCATTTATGACCGCCTGAGGAACGATAAGCTCATCATAGCCCAGACGCTTCAGTTCTGAGAAGATATCAACCCTGAACTGAACCGGGATCATCAAACCATTTGTATCTATTATAACCTTCAAGCCTTAATGACTCCCACGCCTATAAGTCTCCAGCGTGAGCCGACACGCCTGCTGATAGCAACCATGGAACCAGGCTCTGCACACACCGGCCTCTTGAGCTTTGCCTCTGCGACATCTTCCCTGGCACTTGTTACAATACCAACAGTAGTAGCAGTTCCAACATTGAGCATCAATGGTTCGCTGGTCTTGATCTTACCGATCTCAATCGGTTCATCATCTGAAATACCTACCACACGCTCAAGAAGCTTCAGCTCCAGAGTAAATGAATCGTGGGTTGGTGGTAATGTGCCCGGTGCACCTGCAACCTGACCTGTCAGAGAATCACTCTTTGTGATACTTGGGTCAAGTCCGGTACCCAATGCAAGCAGTCCGCCCGGAGTTGCCTCTTCGACCTTGTCCTTGCCGGCTGCGATCATATTGATATTAGTATATATAGGCTCCCAGTGAATGGCATTCTCGCTCTCCACCTTGCGCCCCGGACGGATCTCAAGATCATCGCCTGAATGCAATGCACCTTCTGTAAGTGTTCCGCCAATAACACCGCCTGCGATCTTGTCGATTGGTGTTCCGGGTTTGTTGATATCAAAGGATCTTGCAATAAGCATATGTGCAGGCTTGTCAAGTTTCTGCACAGGTGTTGGAATTACCTCGTTCATCGCATCGATAAGCACATCGATGTTGATGTTCTGCTGTGCGGAGATCGGAATGATCGGTGCGTTCTCGGCAACCGTTCCCTTTACGAACTCCTTGATCTGGTGATAGTGTTCGATGACCTTCTCTTTTGGAACAAGGTCGATCTTGTTCTGGACAATGACGATATTCTCGATACCGATAATGTTCAGGGCCATAAGGTGCTCTTTTGTCTGTGGCTGCGGGCATTCCTCATTCGCAGCTATCACAAGGATAGCACCATCCATGATAGCAGCACCTGAAAGCATTGTAGCCATCAGAGTCTCGTGGCCAGGGGAATCCACAAAGGATACGGTCCTGACCTCCTCTGTCTTTTCACCACAGTGCTCACATTTCTTGGCTACAGTATAACACTGAGGTTCGGGGCAAGTTGGACACTTCCTGAAGGTAGTATCTGCATACCCTAACCTGATAGAAATACCACGCTTCAACTCTTCACTATGAGTATCGGTCCATACTCCTGATAACGCGCTTACAAGCGTCGTTTTCCCATGATCGACATGACCTACCATGCCAATATTAACACAAGGCTGACTCAATTTTTGATTTCCCTCCCTATCGGGCTAAAATAAAAGTGTGATCTAATATAATTACATAAGTTCAACGTAACTACTCTGAAGTTTGTGATACCATGTCATTCCTAATATATAAGTGATTTCAACCGTTACAATATTCCACCATACTTAATAGTGATGAAAAAAGCCTTGAAAACATCAGATAACAATGTGGAACCGGTAATAAAAAGAAAATGATGAGTGAAAAGTTCACTCATCCTTGCTGCTACCTGAAGCCCTGCTGCGGTATACTAAATAAGCACCGCCCGCAACAACTATGAGTATCACTGCGCCAATGATGATGCCAGTCATACCGGTACCACTGTCATTTGCAGATGCAGGAAGGACCTCCGTCTTGATCTTCACAGTATCCGAAATCCTGTCGTGTCCGTCAGTATCCTCGTACTTGATCTCACTGTTCAGTGCATATGCTTTTGCCACTGCGAGGTCGTCTACCTTCAGCCTGAACACTGCAACAGTGCTCTCACCGGCATCAAGTGTACCAAGGAACGCCTGGTCGTCCGTAGTACTGAAAGGATCTGCAGCACTTATTCTGACAGTAGCATCCTTTGCA
This genomic stretch from Methanococcoides sp. LMO-2 harbors:
- a CDS encoding DNA-binding protein, encoding MKVIIDTNGLMIPVQFRVDIFSELKRLGYDELIVPQAVINEIGILIKRYRGENKTAAKVALSLADRCTIVDRTGSADDVILQLALDTGAAVLTNDVGLIERLKEVDVTVVRLRQKNHLDIV
- a CDS encoding 30S ribosomal protein S27ae → MAVKDYYKVNGDSLERLRQFCPRCGDGVYLADHKDRLTCGKCGYTEFKK
- the spt4 gene encoding transcription elongation factor subunit Spt4 — translated: MVEQVCRECHRLVTGQTCPVCGSSNLSDDWTGLVIIVDPQRSKIAEMIGVTVADKYALKVR
- a CDS encoding GTP-dependent dephospho-CoA kinase family protein, with the protein product MVCEIVLPESLRPLFRKPFGVLYEGVGGDAVRSSVKDLDNPTKLISVGDVTTFHLLESNIIPDILIVDDRTKRAPASSQVVYGTKHQGFAEVTVDNPAGVITEELISVIGDALVSDRNVRIFVNGEEDLAALPAMMMAPIGSVIMYGQPDKGVMLVRMTESKKAEIKDLFDKILEKQDHKEQFNNVRRILHGH
- a CDS encoding translation initiation factor IF-2 subunit gamma; the protein is MSQPCVNIGMVGHVDHGKTTLVSALSGVWTDTHSEELKRGISIRLGYADTTFRKCPTCPEPQCYTVAKKCEHCGEKTEEVRTVSFVDSPGHETLMATMLSGAAIMDGAILVIAANEECPQPQTKEHLMALNIIGIENIVIVQNKIDLVPKEKVIEHYHQIKEFVKGTVAENAPIIPISAQQNINIDVLIDAMNEVIPTPVQKLDKPAHMLIARSFDINKPGTPIDKIAGGVIGGTLTEGALHSGDDLEIRPGRKVESENAIHWEPIYTNINMIAAGKDKVEEATPGGLLALGTGLDPSITKSDSLTGQVAGAPGTLPPTHDSFTLELKLLERVVGISDDEPIEIGKIKTSEPLMLNVGTATTVGIVTSAREDVAEAKLKRPVCAEPGSMVAISRRVGSRWRLIGVGVIKA
- a CDS encoding 30S ribosomal protein S24e, with protein sequence MDINITEDKNNALLNRREVKFAATFDGATPSRIDVKNRLAAMLNVPLELVILQKFDNSYGMSAAEGYAKIYEDADRMKVVEKEYVLKRNELPEPEVEEEASEEAEEAAEDSE
- a CDS encoding response regulator: MTQTKILVVEDEKIVALGIKKMLKNMGYLVPSIASSGKEAISKAEITFPDLVLMDIMLKGDMDGVEAAQQIRERFDVPVVYLTAYSDEKILARAKRTKPYGYIIKPFEENSLHTTIELALHNYRVEKGLEETEE
- a CDS encoding DNA-directed RNA polymerase, which gives rise to MYKRMKLADTVRVAPRLLGEDVGVSVKDALKEKLEGRVDKTLGAIVAVTNIEEVGEGHILVGDGAVYYDAVFEAIVFIPQLQEVIEGLVVETVEFGAFVSIGAMDGLLHVSQVTDDFMSYDGKNGRLLSKTGGRTLSEGDKVRARIVAVSTNEREPRDSKIGLTMRQHALGRLEWLEEARKPKSEESKE